The following is a genomic window from Episyrphus balteatus chromosome 1, idEpiBalt1.1, whole genome shotgun sequence.
atcttcataatttcatgaatgatttctgcctgcctgagtgaggaaaaaggaaacaaaaaaaaagtattatataaacacaaaaaaaaaaaaacaaaatataacgagaaaatgagagcgcaagagcaagtttttttttcaataaattggaaagatcagaaaaaaagagttcatcagcgccagcttatgcgtggcattcttttgaactaaatttgcatgtatgcgtgatcaatggaattttcaaagtaaaaaaagctaaaatagacactttttcaacaatttatattaaaaatactgtgagcaaaaatatatttttttttttttgaaactgatttgaaatataatgaaaaaaaataataaaaataaattgtggatgctttgactgccccttcctcaaaaacagaatgcaaatattggtttattaaaatcaaatttttagtgtgtaaataaaaaaaatattttttttttggcaaacgggttgcatgaacaactttattaacttttcattaaaaaatacaaaaacattttaaaaaataatcacgctttgccccacgactaaaatgctaaaaaagtgcattttgacacctttccttaaattaaccgttcaaactaacttcaaattaaattttagaaattttattggattctcctaatttcattttattgttttctttttgtttcatctaaaaacattaataaacggtaaagttattctaagaagagtgagtaaaaaaacatgaaattacaacaaattaacgaagctttttttctaattaaaaaaaaaaaaaaatctgtttcacgtactgcatgaaaacacatttgatcattataaaacaaaaaaaaaaaaaaaaaaaagtttataaacaacggtgccccaaccaaaattctgattcaatctaaatttgcaggaaaaaaatcattttcgacccttataaaaatcgcacaagaagtgtttctaaaatttaaatgatgcaaaatattcgtacgtttattaccttttcaaaaaagtacgtttcataagattatcttataaactgcaaaagttatacaacaatagtcaaccatcttccattaatgctatggaaacccccccttaatggtaatattttgagttttttaaataatggccAGCTATGAGTGCGACGATTACAATGAGAGATTATACGGACTAGATGTTTCTGTGAAATGAAAACAGGATCAAGTGTGGTTGAATAGGTCCCACCCCAACAGGTAATTGCATACTGCAATTTGGAATGCGCAAGTCCATAGTAAATTTTACGTAAAACGTTCTTAGAGCAGTATGGTTTAATGAGGTACATTTTTCGAGCAATCAGGCACATATGGGATTTTATTGTTTGAATATGATCTTTCCAGTTCAGATTGTTGTCTATTAAAACCCCTAAATACTTATAGTTTTTAACTGATTCTATTTCCAAGCAACTGGAAGAGCATGAGTTTTTATTATGGTAGTTTGGTAAACTGCAAAAGTGTAGTGGAAGGCTGAATTTCTGGCAATCAGAGGCATGAAAAAAAGGTTATagttcattaaaatattttctgttaatctaaaagtaaataatttagttttttcgCTAATGACCAATTTGTGAGCAGtgaaataaattcttaatttttctagGTTTTCTCCAATTTTAACAACACAATCAAAGTGATTTCGAAACATATAAGTAAAAGATATGTCATCAGCGAAGGCTGTGACTAATGCATTAAATTGTTGCTTAAAAAGAGAGTTGatgtaaatcaaaaataaaatcggGCCAAGTACGGAGCCTTGGGGAACACCGTTTTTCAAAACCCTTACTGTACTGAAAACaccatttatttttatcttctgtGTTCTTTGAGTAAGGTAGGTTTTAAGCCAACTATACATAGGTCCCCTGAAACCAGCTCTATATAACTTGTCAAGTAATAGATGATGGTCAACCATATCAAAATCTTTTGTCATATCAATGAATAAAGCCATTGTCGATTGATTACTATTTAGTCCCTGATATAATTGACTGCATACTCTAAGGATAGCATCTTCTGTTGATAAGTCAGACCTGAAGCCGAACTGGTTATTAGAGAAGAAGCCATATCGATCCAAAAAATTAAGCATTCtgatttttaatagtttttcaaaaagcTTTGCGAAGGTAGGCAGAAGAGATAATGGTCTATAgtctgaaatattttttttattaccttttttaaaaatcggaaTCACCTCAGCACATTTAAGAGCCTCTGGGAAATAACCTTCAGTAACACTCAAGTTAAATAAGAAAGTTAGAATATCAACTACTTGCCAAACTATATTTTTTAGAAGGGTGTTAGTTATGCCATCATTTGTGCatgaatttttgttgtttaaaaataaaataagttttaaaagttcATCAGGGGTAATtgtatcaaaaacaaaactattagtTTTAAAGTCATCAACAACGAGATTATCAAAGATGCTACACCGgaaaaaactgtaggagttgcAAGATGGTTTCAATCGCTCTAAAATATCCGTGAAGTACTCATTAAAGTTATTAGACATTCTAGTTCAGTAGTTGCTGAGGAGTGCTTTTGTTTACCTAGGATGCGATCTACAACTTTCCATTCCTCCCTACTGTTACCATTAGCTTGTTCAAACATATTCAAGAAATAAATATTGCGTGTATCTGAGACAGTGTGAGAAACTAGCCTGCACAGCTTCTTatagtacttttttaaataattgctaCGAGGGAATTTAGTTACTTTTTTAGCATaatgattttttctatttattaggTTCAGAAGCGAAGCGGTCATCCAAGGCTTTAAGTGTTTTTTCTTATTAGAAACATGAGAAAGCTCAGAAGTGCAGCATTTAATATGTTTATACAAGATTGAAAGAAAAAGGTCAAAAGCAGCAATAAACTGGCTCCCAGAATTCATATgttagtttttcttttagtaGGTTGTAGTTAATAATCAGTTTCTTTTTAGGTAAATCAATATTATTTGGATTAGGTGGATTACAAAGAATGTTTAGAGAAATCATTCTGTGATCGGAGATTCGGTAGTCATGCACTGCACTATCAAACatattattaaagtttttatctACTCTTAAGAATATATATGGTCAATGCAACTCGAAGAAGTGTCCGTAACTCTTGTTGCCTCATTATTAATCATGCTTTTTAGACCATACGATGACATAAGGAACATATAACTCTCTGTATAACTATCGCACTCATTTAACAGGTTTATGTTTATATCACCCAATACaatcaaatttttatcattCAAACAACTTATTAACTCATCTAGTTCtctaataaaaatagatttgatAACTTCATGAAGTCTgtatatacataaaatattgAAAGTTGTATTATCTAGAATAAAAGATAGCTTCAAAACATCAGcgcttgaaatattaattttagaaaaattgcaCGTATATCCATCTCTCACAAATACCATTATACCCCCGGCTTGATACGAGTTATTACAATTGGCAAAAGGCGGCATATACCCCGGaatattatataaacatatttCATTATCGTAAATCCATATTTCACTTAAAATTATGATTAAAggcaaatttttaaataagttaagATGAGCAAGGAAAGTTGAGAAATTACTTCTTCCACTCCGAATATTTTGGTGGATACAAAAGTCTATATTGTTGTCAGAAGAATTATTAGAATTAATACATGCAGTTGAATTTATTTGAGGGATTGAATGAATAGAACTCATAATTTGTCAAAATCAGCAACAGAAAGAATGCGTATAATGTTTTCTCCCTCAATCTTGCGCATGTATACAATTCCATTTTTTGTCCAAGCAAATTTATACTTCTTCGAAATCTGCAACTGCTTTGCAGACTTTAACAGCTGACGGGTTTGGTAGGATAATCCCTCGTTGATATAAATCTTTTGTGAATTCACCTCAGTGTTGAGTAAACCGGTTGTAAGCTGCTCTTTTCGTCCATTTCTTGCTTTCATTATTTTCTCTTTACAATGACGAGTTGTTAGTCTGACACTAAGAATATTGGTGAAGCTTTGTGGTATGATGTTCTCTTTGTTTTGATCACGTCTCTGTACTTTTTTCATGTAGCAGTAATCAATATCGCTCTCATTAACATCCACAGCCAAACCATTACGGAACACTTTAAGTGCTAGCTCTAAGTTGGTGGAGCAATCGACGCTTTCGGGGGGAATATTAACAATTTCGATTGAGTTAGCAACTAACTGATTCTCAAaattattgacttttttttccagaaaagcAATTTTTTGCTCGCACTCTCTGTTTCTTGCCTGCAGTTCCtctatttgttttctttgtatttcttttatttctagAACTTCAGCATAAGCCATTTTAAGAGAAATTTTAGGACCAGGTTTGGGTGAACGAATTTCACTTTCTGATGACATACTGCAATACGAGTCACGATGACGACGTTTAGATTTCATGCAATTTACACAGTGCCAAGGTTTATTGTTCTTTTTAAAGTCTTCTAATTCATGTTTTAGTATATTTACACAATAAATATGAGAAACTTTTCTGCATCCGTTGCAAGCGATTTTCAGTTcattatatttgatttttttttgaacacgaGTTGCAAGAAGACATTTTGAATAGTTTCACTAATAGAAGAGAAAGCTCTCGACGCGTGCGCACCCCACGACAGACGACAGATGATTTTCTGTCGTAGACATGAGCCATTTCTTGGTCTCTGTGTCGTGACAGGTAAATGAGAGCCATTCGTCTCTGTCCAAGACGGCTACAAACTTTATTGCTGGACAGTTTTTATCTGCTTTGTCCATTTCTTCCAGAACGCTCTTTCTGACCAGTTTGGTTTCGCGCTCAGTAAGTGTTTGTAGTGGATGGAGAAAGTGCATAATCGCGACCTTACATTGGGCTGTGGCATCCCGATAGGAGCCCCCTGATGTGCTTGGTCGTGATTAATTATCTTCTTTTCCATGGTTGGATCCAGTTTTGGCGGCACTGCTGGGTTTGTCTTTACTGGTATTTGGGCTGAATCTGTGTCTTCTCGTGAGCACGATGCTTCTTCGAGGCTGCTCCTGCAGGGGAGTTGTCAGCTGACCGTTCCCTTTTGCCCTTGTTTGTTGGCTGCACTGATATGCCTGCCTTCTTATCTGCTAGTACTTTAGCGTATCTAGCCTTTTCTCTGCGCCTGGCTTCTTCGGGCTCAATGCCGTCTCTGATTTGCGCAGCTATACGTCGCCTCTGAGCCccagtgaaataaactttctgCTGGGGCTTGTTGACGTGTTCGTTCCTTTCGCGATGCACATGCTTTGTTCCCTGCACCATTCAGTCCTCGGCACGTATTCCAACTACCTTGACTTGGGAATTTTATTTGGAGGAGGGTAGGGGAAGGTTAGTTGTGTAGGGAAATAGGAAAAAGGGGGGGAGGGGGAGGGGGAGGGGAGGGGATGGCTGCATCTTAGCTTCGTATCTCCTCATAGGGAATGTTTTAGTCCCAAGAGTCATTGACCTCTACTAAGCTTCTGCACCGCGACAAGGTGTACAGCGccgcaataatagacaatggtattatatacacatatgacgcaggtattttttaatgctgatgccaaaaaatctaaaatcaagacaatctgacgtctctaaaaaaagttatgccagtttttcatctgtcaacccatattattataacagttgcaaacatactaccgaaaaacccttaaaagttatggtagaggaaccaaattttgcatgaaggttttcatatccattattattaggaatcaaaaaaatgcaatgaaaaaaacattcatatctatgaaaacttggtatttttttaaaaaaggggaaattttgggatatgcactaaaaaacatcctagtaaaatcttggaattagtgctaataggcaaatttttttgtttctatcttctttgtttggatattctatatcttatgtcaaaaatcttaaaaaatctcatgtccgcaagtccataatataataccattgtctattattgctagatttaccccttttttcaccttattttactgtattagaCGTAGGTATATATTTGCTGATACgtgttgacatttttttttgttaactcaaAGAAGTGAACAGTTGAATTATTGTTGttgtgttttatattttaattataaaatgttgttaatattaaatattatttgattaatatgaattattattttataaagtgaattaatattattttgatgatttgaattaaatttattttgtgaatTAAATTTGATTACCTAAATTTATATTCATTCAAATTATTGTtgtctttcatatttttaattataaaatgatgtttatatttaatattatttttgattaatttgaattgttgttttaggccgtgtgtgaattgcgttaaatagttaaattcgtgttaaatttttgacagtattgaggttaataaaaaattttcagctgtatggattattgcttaaaattttttctgccttttttctgcgaTGATACtcccttttaataaaaaaaaaaataaagcaaaaccatctgcaaaaaaaatttaactcaaatttaaccaagtcccagagcccaataaatttttaacagctgaaatttttttattcacttcaatagtgtcaaaaattttacacggtgttaactatttaacgcaattcacacgcGGCCTTAGctagtaaattaaaattttgatgaattaaattaaatgtattttgtgaattgattttaataaaatttaaatacatttaagttgttttattttatattgatgatgattttatgtgttttgtgacaacatttaattttaatttaaagaaaatttattgttGTTTATAGTACTCTACAGTACATTTGTacttaaataaatacaattttcaattaaaatgtttttatttgatctgaacaaatattttaaataatttatgttttatttcgaaataattttaggttttcttttgaaatttattaaacGACAATGAAgattttgatttgtttatttattcaacacgttaaatactaacgcagCAATCTCTTATTCTATAACATTATGTACATTAAATATACTTATAAAtacttaaatctattttttaaatttaattgtaatggATGAAGaacatattcttaaaattttgcgattttacattaacatttattgattgaattaagaaatagtttttattgaagatatttatcaaaatattgagaGGACTATTGGCCCCATAATTAGATCtactaaaaatattacaaagagGCATTTGCCTTCTTAAGCTAGAACGACTAACACTAAAACTCAATCTACACAGAATCGATGAAGCCGTAACTGTTCCGCCAACAATTCCCACCATAAAACAGAATTGCAAGTACTCTCGATGACTTAAAAGAGATGGAAGATTTATTAGTTGAAGTCTATGTGAATAAGGTGGCAAATCAATCCTACTAGACCAGGgaagaaaacgtaaacaaaatctCATAAACCTTCTTTGAACACATTCTATTCTGTTGACATGA
Proteins encoded in this region:
- the LOC129906383 gene encoding uncharacterized protein LOC129906383; the protein is MSSESEIRSPKPGPKISLKMAYAEVLEIKEIQRKQIEELQARNRECEQKIAFLEKKVNNFENQLVANSIEIVNIPPESVDCSTNLELALKVFRNGLAVDVNESDIDYCYMKKVQRRDQNKENIIPQSFTNILSVRLTTRHCKEKIMKARNGRKEQLTTGLLNTEVNSQKIYINEGLSYQTRQLLKSAKQLQISKKYKFAWTKNGIVYMRKIEGENIIRILSVADFDKL